A genome region from Lusitaniella coriacea LEGE 07157 includes the following:
- a CDS encoding dihydroorotase: MGSELLEQVRVLDPVSGTDRVADIWIAEGKIREISPKIVDIPQETTVRDSRGLILAPGLVELYARSGEPGREERETLDSLRSAALAGGVTRIALLPDTIPPIDNPSVLERLRKKQPPNTARFYFWGAATQNLEGQQMTELAELSAAHCIGFTDGRPISNFGVLRQILEYLAPLGKPLALVATDRALRGEGVMREGVLSIRSGLPGDPAISEAAAIAALLEIIAVTHANVHLMRVSTARGVELIAEAKSRGLPITASVTWLHLLLSTEEMGSYDPNLRLDPPLGNPNDRAALIQGVREGTLDAIAIDHAPFTYAEKTVAFADAPCGAIGLELALPLLWHRFVETGEWSALTLWNRLSTAPLRCLQQPPLRCAVGESAELVLFDPHQTWNVNPQTLQSLSHNTYWLGKEIKGRAIQVWHPKNQK, translated from the coding sequence ATGGGTAGCGAACTCCTAGAACAAGTGAGAGTCCTGGATCCGGTTTCTGGAACCGATCGCGTGGCGGATATTTGGATTGCTGAGGGAAAAATTCGCGAGATTTCGCCCAAAATTGTTGATATTCCTCAAGAAACGACCGTGCGAGACAGCCGAGGGTTAATCCTTGCGCCCGGTTTAGTCGAGCTTTATGCTCGCAGTGGCGAACCCGGTCGCGAAGAGCGGGAAACCCTTGATAGCCTGCGTTCAGCAGCCCTTGCGGGAGGTGTGACGCGCATTGCTCTATTACCCGACACCATTCCTCCTATTGATAATCCATCGGTATTAGAACGCTTGCGTAAAAAGCAACCCCCTAACACAGCCCGTTTTTATTTTTGGGGTGCGGCAACTCAAAACCTCGAAGGGCAACAAATGACCGAATTGGCGGAGTTAAGTGCTGCCCATTGTATTGGTTTTACAGATGGTCGCCCGATCTCGAATTTTGGCGTACTTCGTCAGATTTTGGAGTATTTAGCACCTTTAGGAAAACCCCTTGCTTTAGTGGCAACCGATCGCGCGCTACGGGGAGAAGGTGTAATGCGAGAGGGCGTACTATCGATTCGTTCCGGTTTGCCTGGAGATCCGGCAATTTCTGAAGCCGCCGCGATCGCGGCATTACTAGAAATCATTGCTGTAACCCACGCAAACGTCCATTTGATGCGCGTTTCAACTGCACGAGGCGTTGAGTTGATTGCAGAAGCGAAATCGCGCGGTTTACCGATTACTGCTAGCGTCACTTGGTTGCACCTACTCTTGTCCACCGAAGAGATGGGGAGTTACGATCCCAATTTGCGCCTCGATCCTCCCCTTGGCAATCCCAACGATCGCGCGGCTTTAATTCAAGGAGTTCGAGAAGGAACCCTAGACGCGATCGCGATCGATCACGCACCCTTCACCTATGCCGAGAAAACCGTTGCCTTTGCTGACGCACCCTGCGGCGCAATTGGATTGGAACTTGCCCTTCCTCTGTTGTGGCATCGATTCGTTGAAACCGGCGAATGGTCCGCACTAACACTATGGAATCGCTTGAGTACGGCACCCCTGCGCTGCCTTCAGCAGCCCCCCCTGCGTTGTGCTGTGGGAGAATCGGCAGAGTTAGTTTTATTCGATCCCCATCAAACCTGGAACGTTAACCCTCAAACCCTGCAATCTCTCAGTCACAATACCTATTGGTTGGGAAAAGAGATTAAAGGACGCGCAATTCAAGTGTGGCATCCGAAAAATCAAAAATAG
- the rplT gene encoding 50S ribosomal protein L20, whose translation MARVKRGNVARKRRKKILKLAKGFRGSHSKLFRTANQQVMKALRNAYRDRRNRKRDFRRLWITRINAASRSHGLSYSQFTGKLKKANIELNRKMLAQLAILDPEAFSKVVELAEQAK comes from the coding sequence ATGGCAAGGGTAAAGCGCGGAAACGTTGCGCGCAAACGGCGCAAAAAAATTCTTAAACTCGCGAAAGGTTTTCGAGGATCGCACTCGAAGTTATTCCGCACGGCGAATCAACAGGTGATGAAGGCTTTGCGGAACGCTTACCGCGATCGCCGCAATCGCAAGCGAGATTTTCGCCGCCTCTGGATTACGCGCATCAATGCTGCTTCTAGATCGCACGGTTTGAGTTACAGCCAGTTTACGGGAAAATTGAAAAAAGCAAATATCGAATTGAATCGTAAAATGCTGGCGCAGCTTGCAATCCTCGATCCGGAAGCTTTTAGCAAAGTGGTAGAGTTGGCAGAGCAGGCGAAGTAA
- a CDS encoding low molecular weight protein-tyrosine-phosphatase, translating to MSYKLLFVCLGNICRSPSAENIMNHLIAQAGLSDRISCDSAGTSSYHIGSSPDRRMRAAAKERGIVLEGKARQFEATDFEAFDLILAMDRDNYRDILFADVDGNYRNKVQLICDFASRHRDREVPDPYYGGKEGFNYVIDLLLDACEGLLQEIIQSQNLTPHIKQ from the coding sequence ATGTCGTACAAGTTACTTTTTGTTTGCCTTGGTAATATTTGCCGTTCTCCCTCGGCGGAAAATATCATGAACCATTTAATAGCACAGGCGGGTTTGAGCGATCGGATTTCCTGCGATTCTGCGGGTACGTCTAGCTATCATATCGGCTCCTCTCCCGACCGACGGATGCGGGCTGCGGCAAAGGAACGCGGAATCGTTTTAGAGGGAAAAGCGCGACAGTTTGAGGCAACGGATTTTGAAGCGTTCGATCTCATTCTGGCGATGGATCGCGATAATTATCGCGATATTTTATTCGCAGATGTGGACGGGAACTATCGCAATAAGGTGCAGCTAATCTGCGATTTTGCTTCGCGCCACCGCGATCGCGAAGTTCCCGATCCCTACTATGGAGGGAAAGAAGGCTTCAATTACGTCATCGACTTACTCTTAGACGCTTGCGAGGGACTATTACAGGAAATTATTCAATCCCAAAATTTAACCCCTCACATCAAACAGTAA
- a CDS encoding tetratricopeptide repeat protein, protein MNETLPTIYISILLGLLTIASGVILVQIFKVRRKESKLSKLQNKLKKEKGTALEYYELGSIFLDKKMFTQATKAFDKALKAEEIIPENKALIYNGIGYAYFANEQHDLAIRQYKEAIKYNPEYVIALNNLGHVYEQKKLIAQAVEVYEESLKYEPKNATAKRRVESLRKRLVTSS, encoded by the coding sequence ATGAATGAAACTCTTCCCACAATTTATATCTCTATATTGCTCGGATTATTGACTATCGCATCCGGGGTTATTTTAGTTCAGATTTTTAAAGTTCGGCGCAAGGAAAGCAAACTTTCAAAACTCCAAAATAAACTCAAAAAAGAAAAGGGAACTGCTTTAGAATATTACGAATTAGGCAGTATTTTTTTAGACAAAAAAATGTTTACTCAAGCGACGAAAGCATTTGATAAAGCCTTAAAAGCAGAAGAAATAATCCCAGAAAATAAAGCCTTAATCTATAATGGGATTGGCTATGCTTACTTCGCAAACGAGCAACACGACTTGGCAATTCGTCAGTATAAAGAAGCCATTAAGTACAATCCTGAATACGTCATTGCGTTAAATAATCTCGGTCACGTTTACGAACAGAAAAAGTTAATTGCTCAAGCAGTAGAAGTCTATGAAGAATCCTTGAAATACGAACCTAAAAATGCAACGGCAAAGCGTCGGGTAGAATCCTTGCGCAAGCGTTTAGTGACTTCGAGTTAA
- a CDS encoding SPFH domain-containing protein, which yields MLNYLLYSIITLVLGGLGYSLASMRIITEGNEALVERLGKFQRKLEPGLNFVTPFLDSIVVEETNREKVLDVPPQNTITQDNVSLKVDAVVYWQIIDLEKTFYLVEDVEEAIENLVLTTLRSEIGQLDLEDTYSSRDKINKTLLQQLDEATGNWGVKVTRVEVKELTPAQNVMESLELERAAKSKKNAEIMEMQGTQQSIEMISDAIDRNKNRKEVLSFLTLQRYVEALEKLGDSSNAKIVFMDPKALNEAVAELMDGEVPSDSAGGIDLSNN from the coding sequence ATGCTAAATTACCTTCTCTACAGCATTATTACCCTTGTTTTAGGGGGATTGGGCTATTCTTTAGCTTCCATGAGAATTATTACCGAAGGAAATGAAGCGCTAGTCGAACGATTGGGGAAGTTTCAGAGAAAATTGGAACCCGGACTAAATTTTGTGACTCCTTTCCTCGATTCGATTGTGGTGGAAGAAACCAATCGAGAAAAAGTACTCGACGTTCCACCGCAAAATACAATTACCCAAGATAACGTGTCTTTGAAAGTGGATGCGGTTGTCTATTGGCAAATTATCGATCTCGAAAAAACTTTTTACTTGGTTGAAGATGTTGAGGAAGCGATTGAGAATTTAGTCCTCACGACGCTACGTTCGGAAATCGGTCAACTGGATTTGGAAGATACTTACTCCTCCAGAGATAAAATCAACAAAACCCTTTTGCAGCAACTCGATGAAGCAACGGGAAATTGGGGCGTGAAAGTGACGCGGGTTGAAGTCAAAGAACTCACTCCCGCACAAAATGTCATGGAATCCCTAGAACTCGAACGGGCAGCGAAAAGTAAGAAAAATGCAGAAATCATGGAAATGCAGGGAACGCAGCAATCCATTGAAATGATTTCCGACGCGATCGATCGCAACAAAAATCGCAAAGAGGTTCTTAGCTTTTTAACTCTTCAGCGCTACGTTGAAGCCTTGGAGAAATTGGGCGATAGTTCCAATGCGAAGATCGTGTTTATGGATCCTAAAGCTTTGAATGAAGCCGTTGCCGAGCTGATGGATGGGGAAGTTCCATCAGATTCAGCCGGGGGGATCGATTTGAGTAACAATTAG
- a CDS encoding succinate dehydrogenase/fumarate reductase flavoprotein subunit: MLEHDVIIVGGGLAGCRAALEIKQTDPSIDVAIVAKTHPIRSHSVAAQGGMAATLRNVDPEDGWEAHAFDTVKGSDYLADQDAVAILTQEAPDVVIDLEHLGVLFSRLPDGRIAQRAFGGHSHKRTCYAADKTGHAILHELVNNLRRYGVRVYEEWYVLQLILEENTAKGVVMYRILDSSLEVVRAKAVMFATGGYGRVFNTTSNDYASTGDGLAMCAIAGLPLEDMEFVQFHPTGLYPVGVLISEAVRGEGAYLRNSDGKRFMEDYAPNQMELAPRDITSRAITLEIRAGRGIHPDGSPGGTFVHLDLRHMGRESIMLRVPFAWEEAHRHLDIDAVDEPMPVRPTAHYSMGGIPVNTDGQVRRSADSLVEGFFAAGECACVSVHGANRLGSNSLLECVVYGRRTGKTIAGCVQNRKLPNVNAQSYLNAAKERIQSLLNQNGTIRIAKIRQEFQDCMSEHCGVFRTAEIMQEGLKRLRQLQQQYGQIYLDDKDTCWNTELLEALELQNLTIVGETILTSALKRQESRGAHSREDFPNRNDKQFLKHTLAYYSPAGIEIEYMDVSINRFEPKERKY; encoded by the coding sequence ATGCTCGAACACGACGTTATTATTGTTGGCGGTGGTTTAGCTGGTTGCCGTGCTGCCCTCGAAATCAAACAGACTGACCCCAGCATTGACGTTGCCATTGTTGCCAAAACCCACCCCATCCGCTCTCACTCCGTCGCCGCCCAAGGGGGAATGGCAGCAACTCTAAGAAACGTCGATCCTGAAGATGGTTGGGAAGCCCACGCCTTCGATACGGTTAAAGGTTCCGACTACCTCGCAGATCAAGATGCCGTTGCAATTCTCACTCAAGAAGCCCCGGATGTGGTCATTGACTTAGAACATCTGGGCGTTCTTTTCTCCCGTCTCCCCGACGGGCGCATTGCCCAACGCGCATTTGGGGGACACTCCCACAAGCGCACCTGCTATGCTGCCGATAAAACCGGACACGCGATTCTACACGAATTGGTCAACAATTTGCGACGCTACGGCGTGCGCGTTTATGAAGAATGGTACGTTTTGCAACTGATTCTCGAAGAGAATACGGCGAAAGGCGTTGTTATGTACCGCATTCTCGATAGTTCCTTAGAAGTCGTTCGGGCGAAAGCAGTGATGTTCGCAACTGGGGGCTACGGTAGAGTCTTTAATACAACTTCTAATGACTATGCCTCAACGGGGGATGGATTAGCCATGTGCGCGATCGCGGGATTACCCCTAGAAGACATGGAATTCGTTCAATTTCACCCCACAGGATTGTATCCCGTTGGCGTACTCATTTCCGAAGCCGTTCGGGGGGAAGGAGCCTACCTGCGCAATAGTGACGGCAAGCGCTTCATGGAAGATTATGCCCCCAATCAAATGGAACTTGCCCCCCGCGACATCACCTCCCGCGCCATCACCCTTGAAATTCGTGCCGGACGTGGTATTCATCCCGATGGCAGTCCTGGCGGAACCTTTGTTCATCTCGATTTGCGCCACATGGGACGGGAAAGTATTATGCTGCGCGTTCCCTTTGCTTGGGAAGAAGCCCACCGACACTTAGATATTGATGCAGTAGATGAACCAATGCCCGTGCGCCCCACTGCCCATTACTCAATGGGAGGCATCCCTGTCAATACTGACGGGCAAGTACGCCGTTCTGCGGACAGCCTGGTAGAAGGTTTCTTCGCTGCTGGGGAATGTGCCTGTGTCTCCGTTCATGGGGCAAACCGCTTGGGTAGTAATTCCCTTTTAGAATGTGTGGTTTATGGCAGAAGAACGGGTAAAACCATTGCTGGATGCGTACAGAACCGCAAACTTCCTAATGTTAATGCCCAATCCTATCTCAACGCTGCAAAAGAACGCATTCAATCCCTTTTAAATCAAAATGGAACGATTCGTATTGCTAAAATTCGCCAAGAATTCCAAGATTGCATGAGCGAACATTGCGGAGTCTTTCGCACCGCAGAAATTATGCAGGAAGGCTTGAAACGGTTACGCCAACTCCAGCAACAGTATGGGCAAATTTATCTCGACGACAAAGATACCTGCTGGAATACAGAGTTACTAGAAGCGCTGGAATTGCAAAATTTAACCATTGTTGGCGAAACAATCTTAACTTCTGCCCTGAAGCGTCAAGAAAGTCGCGGCGCGCACTCGCGGGAAGATTTTCCCAATCGGAATGACAAACAATTCCTCAAACACACTCTGGCTTATTATTCCCCTGCGGGCATTGAGATTGAATACATGGATGTGAGTATCAATCGCTTTGAACCCAAGGAACGGAAGTATTAA
- a CDS encoding ComEC/Rec2 family competence protein, with protein MNATRWVILCCAYGASLLSTAILGFPTRSVSWQQWGGLALSWAILGVVAGFVVPRFWRMSPRLPIWIAAGLVGALAVSHLQLRVPQMARNDLSLLVPQLEGLATVRGQILNMPTLNRKQNVRFLLAAETVNDRAISGKVYVTVPLLQGTGLVPRQGITIRGILYQPKPAAHPGAFDFQGFLARQGVFSGLKGYSVESLTEAPWGWWQIRSRIIRAQVRWLGSPTGQLVSSIVLGRRAVDLPDDIREAFIQAGLAHVLAASGFHVSLLLGVILVLTRNLAGGTRLWIGMVALSIYVGLTGVQASVMRAVIMGCGALVGLATERKVKPLGLLLLAATLLLLCNPLWIWDLGFQLSFLATLGLMVTTPRIVEKLDWLPPTIATLIAVPLAASLWTLPLLLYVFNTVATYSIPINILTTPLISAISLGGMVSALVALIFPLAGSAIAWLLYYPAQILIAIVQFFTHLPGHSWAVGKIELWQLFLVYGAIFLIWQLKHVRRYWGGILLFCILLIIAPIYYNHLTRVQITVLPTQPLPAIVLEDRGKVSLINSGDEDTVRYTVLPFLRNRGINSLHFAIDPQYDLQQGWSSIFEDLSVKTFFAIPEREKSGIKDTKGAKYQPLKAGQTIKLGSALTLKVMHTSPSVFQLKTQEGQWLLVDWQVPQPQNPNPTIQSVPIAQSEILLWSGETLKPEWLKTIQPKVVITTSEKTVPDPQKQIQLYATERDGSVQWQLGKGFEANIETTDLNNSIL; from the coding sequence ATGAATGCGACTCGATGGGTTATTCTCTGCTGTGCTTACGGTGCGAGCTTATTATCGACGGCTATTTTAGGGTTTCCGACGCGATCGGTTTCCTGGCAACAATGGGGTGGATTAGCATTAAGTTGGGCAATTTTGGGAGTTGTTGCTGGATTCGTCGTACCGCGATTTTGGCGCATGAGTCCCCGATTGCCGATTTGGATTGCGGCGGGGTTGGTGGGTGCTTTAGCGGTTTCTCATTTGCAGTTGCGCGTCCCTCAAATGGCTCGGAACGATCTTAGTTTGCTGGTTCCTCAGCTTGAAGGATTGGCAACAGTTCGAGGTCAAATTTTGAATATGCCAACCCTTAACCGCAAGCAAAATGTCCGTTTTTTGTTGGCAGCAGAGACGGTTAACGATCGCGCGATTTCTGGAAAGGTTTATGTAACCGTACCATTGCTTCAAGGAACGGGTCTGGTTCCCAGGCAAGGCATTACGATTCGAGGAATTTTGTATCAACCCAAACCTGCCGCTCATCCTGGCGCTTTTGATTTTCAGGGCTTTTTAGCACGGCAAGGCGTTTTTTCAGGACTCAAGGGTTATTCAGTGGAGTCTTTGACAGAAGCGCCTTGGGGATGGTGGCAAATTCGATCGCGCATTATTCGCGCTCAAGTACGCTGGTTAGGCAGTCCGACGGGACAATTGGTGAGTTCGATTGTTTTGGGACGGCGCGCAGTCGATCTTCCCGACGATATTCGAGAGGCATTTATTCAAGCGGGTTTAGCTCACGTTCTTGCCGCTTCTGGGTTTCACGTTTCTCTATTGCTGGGTGTCATTCTTGTGCTAACTCGCAATTTGGCAGGAGGAACGCGGTTGTGGATTGGGATGGTGGCGTTGAGCATTTATGTGGGTTTGACGGGCGTTCAAGCGTCGGTGATGCGAGCAGTTATTATGGGATGCGGCGCGCTGGTCGGGTTGGCAACGGAACGAAAGGTTAAACCCCTCGGATTGTTATTACTCGCGGCAACGCTATTACTACTGTGCAACCCTTTATGGATTTGGGATTTAGGGTTTCAGTTGAGTTTCCTGGCAACATTGGGATTAATGGTGACAACTCCCAGGATTGTGGAAAAGTTGGATTGGCTGCCTCCCACAATTGCGACGTTAATCGCCGTTCCCCTCGCGGCTTCCCTGTGGACATTGCCGTTACTGCTTTACGTTTTTAACACCGTCGCAACCTACAGTATTCCGATCAATATTCTGACAACGCCTTTAATTTCTGCCATTAGTCTTGGGGGAATGGTTAGTGCGTTAGTGGCATTGATTTTTCCGCTTGCAGGCAGCGCGATCGCGTGGTTGCTCTATTATCCCGCACAAATCCTTATCGCGATCGTGCAATTTTTCACCCATTTACCGGGTCATTCTTGGGCTGTGGGAAAAATCGAACTGTGGCAATTATTCCTCGTTTATGGCGCAATTTTCCTAATTTGGCAGCTAAAGCACGTGCGTCGTTATTGGGGAGGAATTCTCTTATTTTGCATTCTATTGATTATTGCGCCCATTTACTACAACCATTTGACGCGCGTACAAATTACCGTGTTGCCGACCCAACCCTTACCTGCAATTGTATTGGAAGATCGGGGGAAAGTCAGTTTAATCAATAGCGGCGATGAGGATACGGTTCGCTACACCGTACTTCCTTTTTTACGCAATCGAGGAATTAATTCTCTGCATTTCGCGATCGATCCACAGTATGACCTACAACAGGGTTGGTCAAGTATTTTTGAGGATTTAAGCGTTAAAACCTTTTTCGCAATCCCAGAGCGCGAGAAAAGTGGCATAAAGGATACGAAAGGGGCAAAATACCAACCCCTCAAAGCCGGTCAAACCATTAAATTAGGTTCTGCTCTAACTCTAAAAGTAATGCATACCTCGCCCTCTGTTTTTCAGTTAAAAACTCAAGAAGGACAATGGTTATTAGTCGATTGGCAAGTGCCACAACCTCAAAATCCAAACCCAACCATCCAGTCTGTCCCCATCGCGCAATCTGAAATATTGTTATGGTCTGGCGAAACCCTAAAACCCGAATGGTTAAAAACCATTCAGCCTAAAGTTGTGATTACCACTTCAGAAAAAACGGTGCCAGACCCCCAAAAACAAATTCAGTTATACGCAACAGAACGCGATGGTTCGGTTCAATGGCAATTGGGAAAAGGATTTGAAGCCAACATTGAAACGACCGATCTCAATAACTCTATTCTCTAA
- the rpmI gene encoding 50S ribosomal protein L35: MPKLKTKRAAAKRFRPTATGKIRRRKAYKNHLLQCKSAERKRRRLSNLSLVDERDAPNVRLMMPYM; encoded by the coding sequence ATGCCCAAGCTGAAAACCAAAAGAGCTGCCGCTAAACGCTTTCGCCCAACGGCAACGGGAAAAATTCGCCGTCGTAAGGCTTATAAAAACCACTTACTACAGTGCAAAAGTGCCGAACGCAAGCGCCGTCGCCTCTCCAATCTATCTTTGGTTGACGAGCGCGATGCGCCGAACGTTCGCTTGATGATGCCTTATATGTAA
- a CDS encoding DNA topoisomerase IV subunit B family protein: protein MTESKHKAYSSHILNPVESIRKRPGMYLGSTNFFGFVQYLVSAFDLMLDCGATWLEFEVAENFKMSSDACIPTSFNARQLLEPFEAIGKFEYQHAPDAIVLMALSQEFRVTINDGETQTVLATEYGERELLQREPAITSKVGTVLEFSPDCYIFSVVEVSSMVVHSYCKRTACLHPGVAFRIKIGDEVTEYRSNDGICDFFAAISTPYQILHQPIHIHESNGDLTVETIFTFHSWTENRIWSFANKGRVPDGGTHEAGMLDAIAQLHNRHTDSAVGVLAVLAIEYPHVTYEGCIKARIGNPELRDRVCKLVTTGLEHWVRDNVQEVEYLKTIERFQFADVW from the coding sequence ATGACTGAAAGCAAGCACAAAGCTTACTCGTCACACATCCTGAACCCTGTTGAGTCCATTCGCAAGCGACCTGGAATGTATCTTGGCAGTACGAATTTCTTTGGCTTCGTTCAATACCTTGTATCCGCGTTCGATCTCATGCTCGATTGTGGAGCGACGTGGCTCGAATTTGAAGTGGCAGAGAACTTTAAAATGTCTTCCGATGCCTGCATTCCAACGTCCTTCAACGCTCGTCAGTTGCTGGAGCCATTTGAAGCAATTGGCAAGTTTGAATATCAGCACGCTCCTGATGCAATTGTACTCATGGCTCTCTCACAAGAGTTCCGGGTCACCATTAACGATGGTGAAACACAAACCGTGCTGGCAACAGAATATGGCGAGCGAGAATTGCTCCAACGGGAGCCGGCAATCACTTCAAAAGTCGGCACTGTCTTAGAATTCTCTCCCGACTGTTATATCTTCTCCGTTGTTGAAGTATCGTCAATGGTTGTTCATAGCTACTGCAAGCGAACTGCCTGTCTTCATCCGGGTGTGGCGTTTCGCATTAAGATCGGCGACGAGGTAACGGAATACAGGTCTAATGATGGCATTTGCGATTTCTTTGCTGCAATTTCAACCCCCTACCAGATCCTTCACCAGCCAATTCACATTCATGAATCTAATGGCGACCTCACAGTCGAAACTATTTTCACTTTTCACAGTTGGACAGAGAACCGAATCTGGTCATTCGCTAACAAGGGTCGCGTCCCAGATGGCGGCACGCATGAAGCTGGAATGCTGGATGCAATCGCCCAACTGCATAATCGGCACACGGATTCGGCTGTAGGCGTACTCGCCGTACTCGCCATCGAATATCCTCACGTAACCTATGAGGGCTGTATCAAGGCGCGTATTGGCAATCCCGAACTACGCGATCGCGTCTGCAAGCTTGTTACCACTGGTTTGGAGCATTGGGTTCGCGATAATGTACAAGAGGTTGAATACCTCAAGACGATCGAACGGTTCCAGTTCGCTGATGTTTGGTGA
- the glyQ gene encoding glycine--tRNA ligase subunit alpha, which translates to MTSFQFVISTLNEFWSDRGCLIAQPYDTEKGAGTMNPHTFLRAIGSEPWSVAYVEPSRRPTDGRYGENPNRYQHYYQYQVLIKPSPPNIQEVYLDSLSALGIAVEDHDIRFVEDNWESPTLGAWGVGWEVWLDGMEITQFTYFQQCGGIDCRPVSIEITYGLERLAMYLQDVDAIAKIQWNDRISYGDVHLQGEVEQCTYNFEASDPDLLFKLFGLYEQEAKQLIDQGLVLPSYDYVLKCSHTFNLLDARGVISVTERTRYIGRIRNLARQVAQLYLQQREALGFPLLKV; encoded by the coding sequence TTGACGAGTTTTCAGTTTGTTATTTCTACTTTGAATGAGTTTTGGAGCGATCGCGGCTGTTTAATTGCTCAACCTTACGATACGGAAAAAGGGGCGGGGACGATGAATCCTCATACCTTTCTGCGTGCAATTGGATCTGAGCCGTGGTCTGTGGCTTATGTGGAACCGTCTCGAAGACCGACGGATGGGCGCTATGGCGAGAATCCCAATCGCTACCAGCATTACTATCAATATCAAGTTTTGATTAAGCCATCCCCTCCTAATATCCAGGAGGTTTACCTCGATTCCTTGAGTGCGTTGGGAATTGCAGTTGAAGATCACGATATTCGTTTTGTTGAGGATAATTGGGAGTCTCCAACGTTAGGTGCTTGGGGAGTGGGTTGGGAAGTTTGGCTTGATGGGATGGAAATTACCCAATTTACTTACTTTCAGCAGTGTGGTGGCATTGATTGCCGTCCAGTGTCTATTGAGATTACTTACGGTCTGGAGCGATTGGCGATGTATCTTCAGGATGTGGACGCGATCGCGAAAATTCAGTGGAATGACCGCATTAGTTATGGCGACGTTCACCTTCAGGGAGAAGTGGAACAGTGTACTTACAATTTTGAAGCATCCGATCCCGACCTACTCTTTAAGCTATTTGGTTTATACGAACAGGAAGCAAAGCAGTTAATCGATCAAGGTTTAGTGCTTCCGAGTTATGACTATGTTCTCAAATGCTCCCACACCTTCAACTTGCTCGATGCGAGAGGGGTCATTTCTGTAACCGAGAGAACTCGTTACATTGGTCGGATTCGCAATTTGGCAAGACAAGTGGCACAACTTTATTTGCAGCAACGAGAGGCATTAGGATTTCCTCTATTAAAGGTATAG
- a CDS encoding transporter substrate-binding domain-containing protein, which produces MLKQKIASLSCAIALLGASYFLCDPVSAASLAEINRRGKLIVAVKDNLRPLGFTDDRGNLQGLEIDIARQLAQEWLGSPDAVEFRPVRNQDRLPLLLQGEVDLVVANLSATEVRDRVVNLSRYYYLNSTGLVSRNPKIQSRGDLATGKIAVLQGSSTIADIRYEFPKARLVGVESYQEARDRLEIGEIDAFAADRTLLTGWIQEYPTYRLLPVRLPGKALCIAMPKGLEYSELYLQVDRALLRWQKSGWLQERIVHWGLS; this is translated from the coding sequence ATGCTAAAGCAGAAAATTGCCAGTTTGAGTTGCGCGATCGCGCTATTGGGCGCGTCCTATTTTCTGTGCGATCCGGTTTCGGCTGCCAGTTTGGCAGAAATTAACCGTCGGGGCAAGCTCATTGTGGCAGTTAAAGATAACTTGCGCCCGTTAGGATTCACCGACGATCGCGGCAACTTGCAAGGCTTAGAGATTGATATTGCCCGACAATTGGCTCAAGAGTGGTTGGGGAGTCCCGATGCTGTGGAGTTTCGCCCTGTGAGGAATCAAGATCGCTTACCCCTATTGCTTCAGGGAGAAGTCGATCTGGTTGTTGCTAACCTGAGTGCGACGGAAGTGCGCGATCGCGTGGTTAACCTGAGCCGATATTATTACTTAAACAGCACGGGATTGGTCAGCCGCAACCCCAAAATACAAAGTCGAGGGGACTTAGCAACAGGCAAGATTGCTGTTTTGCAAGGATCGAGTACGATCGCGGACATTCGTTATGAATTTCCCAAAGCGCGCCTGGTGGGCGTTGAGTCTTATCAAGAGGCGCGCGATCGTCTGGAAATCGGGGAAATTGATGCTTTTGCCGCCGATAGAACCCTTTTAACCGGCTGGATTCAAGAATATCCCACTTATCGCCTCTTACCCGTTCGTTTGCCGGGAAAAGCCCTGTGTATTGCGATGCCCAAGGGATTGGAATACAGCGAACTATACCTTCAAGTCGATCGGGCGCTGCTACGCTGGCAAAAATCCGGTTGGTTGCAGGAGAGAATTGTCCATTGGGGACTGTCTTAA